A window of Candidatus Hydrogenedentota bacterium genomic DNA:
TGAAGCCGGCCCACCTCACCTCTCGCGAGGATTTCGATAGCACGTTGAACGCCAACCTCGTCACGGCCTTTGCCGTGGTGCGCAGCGCCAAAGCCGTATTTGGGAGGGACGCCGGCTCGGTGGTGCTGGTGTCTTCTGCCGCCGCGAGCTTCGGCATGGGCAACCACGAAGCCATCGCCGCAGCAAAAGGGGCCATCGAGGGGCTGGTTCGGTCAGCCGCCGCCACCTATGCGTCCAGCGGCATTCGCTTCAATGCCGTGGCGCCCGGTCTGGTGGAAACGCCCCTCTCGGCGTCCATCACCGCCGCACCGGCCGCGCGCAAGCTTTCCGAGTCGCTTCACCCCATCGGGTCGCTCGGCCAAGCCGACGACATCGCCTCCGCCATCGCCTGGTTTCTCGATCCCGCGCAGCGCTGGGTCACCGGGCAGGTGCTGGGGGTGGATGGGGGATTGAGTCGGGTTCAGCCCCGCCCCCGCGTAAGTCCGGCAATCGGATGAATCCGGGCACGGCAGTATTGCTGGCCAATGCCGCCAGCACCTTCGCCCTGACGGGTCTGATCTGGACCATACAGATCGCGCATTACCCCGCCTTTCGCTACATTGCCGGGCCGAAATTCATCGAGTTCGAGGCCTTTCACCAGCGCCAGATCAGTCGGGTGGTGGTGCCGCTCATGCTGGTCGAGCTTTTCACGGCCGCCGCCTTGCTCGGGTGGCGCCCGGCAACATTGCCCGTGCATTTTGCCATCACGGGCGGGCTACTGGTAGCAGCCATCTGGGCGTGCACGTTCGCGGTGCAGGTGCCGTTGCACAACCGCCTGACCCAGGGCTATGATCGCGCTGCGATCGATGCGCTCGTCAACAGCAACTGGATACGGACCGCCCTCTGGTCCCTGCGCGCGGGCCTCTTGCTCTGGGCGCTCTGCGTCACATGGCCCGTCGCGGAGCAGACGCTTTGAACACGCTATTCGTTCAGCCCGATCAACTCTCCACGGATACGGCGCTCTTTCGTGGTTGCACGCCCCGTAATACGCGCGTAATTCTTGCGGAGTACAAGAGCGAATTCACCCTC
This region includes:
- a CDS encoding SDR family oxidoreductase — encoded protein: MSEERIAILAPRSAIATALMAQLHERGAHIAAIGRDVAGLAAPGAAWRTACDLTDFDAVASALAEAKKALGGLTGLVNCSGSILLKPAHLTSREDFDSTLNANLVTAFAVVRSAKAVFGRDAGSVVLVSSAAASFGMGNHEAIAAAKGAIEGLVRSAAATYASSGIRFNAVAPGLVETPLSASITAAPAARKLSESLHPIGSLGQADDIASAIAWFLDPAQRWVTGQVLGVDGGLSRVQPRPRVSPAIG